One Halanaerobium hydrogeniformans genomic window, TTGCAGATAGAAGTACCTCCCTTAGAAAGTGAAGAAATACTTTTAAAAAGCAGTCAGACTAAATTGATTAATTATCAGGAGAAAATAAAAAATGCCCGCATTATGCAGGCTCAAAGATATAAAAATAGTAGACTAAAAAATAATTCAGAATTAGAATTAAAAGATATTGAAAAATACTGTAGTTTAAAAAGATCTGCTCAAAAAATATTAAAAGATGCCGTTAAAAAAATTAATTTGTCCATGCGGGGCTATATTCGTTTAATGCGGGTCAGCAGAACAATTGCCGATCTAAAAAGCCATCATAACATCAAAAAAGAAGATCTGATCGAAGCAATTGATTTTCGCTGGCTGGCAGAAAACTCTAAAATGTTGTATTAATCAATCATAGTATTTTTTTAAATATTTTACCATCGGATAACCTAAAAGTACAATTACCAATGTCTGGCTAACTCCAATCTGCAGTACGGTTAACCAATACGGTAATGAAAATAATAAGTGCAGATAAATACTAATTAAAAATGCATTAAAGACTATTGGACTTAAATAGGCAATTATACTGTCTCGATATTTATAAGTTACATAAGCTGCTAAAAGGGTGACTAAACTACCTCCAATGATATCTACCATACCTAATCCACCAATGACATTAGCCAGCAGTACACCTAAAAATAAGGCTGGAACTGCTTCGGGAAAAATTATCGGTAAAAGGGTTAAAGCTTCTGCAGCTCTAAACTGTAGTGGTCCAAAACTAATCGGTGCTAAAAAATATGTAATTACTACATAAAGAGCCGTAATAGCAGCTCCTCTGGCCATTCTTTTTGTATTCACTATTCTATATTTCCTCCTTTTATTTAGGGACTCGACCAAATGATTTGCGGTGAATCGGTGATGACCCATGCTCTTCTAAAGCGGCTATATGTTCTGCTGTTCCATAGCCCTTATTTGATTTAAAATTATATTCAGGATATTCTTCTGCATATTCAAAAATTATCTGATCCCTGCTTACTTTTGCAGCTATTGAAGCTGCAGCAATAGAATTAATTTTTGCATCACCATCGATAACAGCTTTTTGATCGATCTTTAGATCGGGAATAACTGTATTGCCATCAACCAATAATAAATCTGGTTTTTCTTCTAATTGAGGTAATAGGTTTTTTACAGCTCTTTTCATAGCTGCAAAGGTTGCTTCTCTAATATTATATTTATCTATTTCCTTACTGGAAGCCTGACCTATTCCAACTTTAGCTTTCTTTTTAATTTCTTCAAGCAGTTTTTCTCTTTTTTCTCGACTCAGCTTTTTAGAGTCATCTAAACCATAAATTGGTTTTGTTGAATCAAGTAGAACTGCAGCTGCAACCACAGGGCCAGCAAGTGGACCTCTCCCTGCTTCATCAATCCCTATCACAGCCTGATAACCATTAGATTCTAATTTTTCCTGAAGTGAGTTCATATTGACCCATTTAGCAATTACTGCTTCTT contains:
- a CDS encoding ribonuclease HII, with the protein product MKMKYPDFDELTIKEIKDYTKDLETDDSLIELANILSEDERKGVKRIAKKLKNKLAKKEAVIAKWVNMNSLQEKLESNGYQAVIGIDEAGRGPLAGPVVAAAVLLDSTKPIYGLDDSKKLSREKREKLLEEIKKKAKVGIGQASSKEIDKYNIREATFAAMKRAVKNLLPQLEEKPDLLLVDGNTVIPDLKIDQKAVIDGDAKINSIAAASIAAKVSRDQIIFEYAEEYPEYNFKSNKGYGTAEHIAALEEHGSSPIHRKSFGRVPK
- a CDS encoding QueT transporter family protein, encoding MNTKRMARGAAITALYVVITYFLAPISFGPLQFRAAEALTLLPIIFPEAVPALFLGVLLANVIGGLGMVDIIGGSLVTLLAAYVTYKYRDSIIAYLSPIVFNAFLISIYLHLLFSLPYWLTVLQIGVSQTLVIVLLGYPMVKYLKKYYD